The genomic DNA AGCGGCTTTATGCGTCGTCGTCATTTCTCGGAGACACGTTTCAATCGCTGTCTTGAAGGCGGCGAAGTCAGTGTAGTATTTGGAATACAAGCTCTGTTTCTTCACGAACTTCCAAACCCGCTCAATTAAATTCAGATTGGGGGAGTAGGCAGGTAAATAGCA from Chloroflexota bacterium includes the following:
- a CDS encoding transposase; translated protein: CYLPAYSPNLNLIERVWKFVKKQSLYSKYYTDFAAFKTAIETCLREMTTTHKAALDSLLTLRFQRFEKAQFMPA